Proteins encoded in a region of the Pelmatolapia mariae isolate MD_Pm_ZW linkage group LG16_19, Pm_UMD_F_2, whole genome shotgun sequence genome:
- the cfap210 gene encoding cilia- and flagella- associated protein 210, translating to MAAVVLYGRRRGTSKNDEAIRAMQPPDLRHVTVLSKTEWLRIQDELCGVNKEEKRIREAAKQRENLHLQSQEVVKLWPDTLHGQRLKRLQEKKIRKEIEEEQMRLADLEEAKYQEQRRKEIIEKAKTQLYCQTDRVKGLHSALLLTEVLKERDAQIELKQRRKSANIDVDKAFLHMVQTREDEALKQEQEKAMQRKLVRQVAAEDLRNQIKENELLRERQKLESKKDGDEIQRLQALHQLERRMESEREANQKISLMQAHQEHITNRDLIRATDAQKQEAEEEQRKLFLSTKQKIMKLRKEKEKELLREAQTRRERIINKLTVTQQEQAVSEEQKIAKAVAESEAKQAQQQLEEDEKKAAMLKSIGVHRELMRQEKEEKDKIERKKAQEALQAKKEGDRIFTEKQQLKVKKIREEEREVQDFNAAQMAEKSARLQQLREQDHEFEAKNAELIAEEKNRFQQYSQQIINAAAEAQRNVFPLCKAAREGIGGGSGPVFSGVRPSYLVQDRTGAQMPKYVSLATQNIKKLHEAVDIQDAKRRLGFTW from the exons ATGGCAGCGGTGGTTCTGTACGGCCGTCGAAGAGGAACTAGTAAAAACG ATGAAGCCATTAGAGCTATGCAGCCACCAGACCTCCGACATGTTACTGTCTTAAGTAAGACTGAATGGCTGAGGATTCAAGATGAACTGTGTGGGGTTAataaagaagagaagagaataAGAGAGGCAGCTAAACAGCGAGAGAACCTACACCTGCAGTCACAGGAGGTGGTGAAACTTTGGCCTGATACCCTCCAT GGACAAAGGCTGAAAAGGCTGCAGGAAAAGAAGATTCGAAAGGAAATTGAGGAGGAGCAAATGAGACTGGCTGATTTAGAAGAAGCAAAATACCAGGAGCAGAGGCGGAAGGAGATTATTGAAAAAGCCAAGACTCAGCTCTACTGTCAAACCGACAGAGTCAAAGGACTACAT AGTGCACTCCTGCTGACAGAGGTGCTGAAGGAGAGAGATGCTCAGATTGAGCttaaacaaagaagaaagagtGCCAATATAGATGTGGACAAAGCATTTCTGCATATGGTACAGACTAGAGAGGATGAAGCCTTGAAACAGGAGCAGGAGAAGGCAATGCAGAGGAAGCTTGTGAGACAGGTTGCTGCAGAAGACCTGAGAAACCA aataaaagaaaatgagcTGCTGAGAGAGCGACAGAAGCTGGAGAGCAAGAAGGACGGAGACGAAATCCAGCGTCTCCAAGCGCTGCATCAGCTGGAGCGAAGGATGGAGTCAGAAAGAGAAGCAAATCAGAAAATAAGCCTCATGCAAGCTCATCAG GAGCATATCACCAACAGAGACCTCATAAGAGCCACAGATGCTCAGAAACAGGAAGCTGAAGAGGAGCAAAGGAAACTGTTTCTTTCTACTAAGCAAAAAATCATGAAGTTgcgcaaagaaaaagaaaaagagctgcTTAG AGAGGCCCAGACGCGTAGAGAAAGGATCATAAACAAACTGACGGTCACACAGCAGGAGCAAGCTGTCAGCGAGGAGCAGAAGATCGCAAAGGCTGTCGCAGAGAGCGAGGCAAAACAGGCGCAGCAGCAACTGGAGGAGGATGAGAAGAAAGCTGCAATGTTGAAGTCCATCGGTGTACACAGAGAGCTAATG agacaagagaaggaggagaaggacAAAATAGAGAGGAAGAAGGCCCAAGAAGCACTGCAGGCCAAGAAAGAGGGTGACAGAATATTTACTGAGAAGCAGCAACTAAAGGTTAAGAAaatcagagaagaagaaagagaggtGCAAGACTTCAATGCTGCGCAAATG GCTGAAAAAAGTGCCAGACTTCAGCAGCTGAGAGAACAGGACCATGAGTTTGAAGCGAAGAATGCAGAACTCATCGCTGAAGAGAAAAACCGCTTCCAACAGTATTCACAGCAAATCATCAATGCTGCAGCAGAGGCTCAGCGAAATGTGTTTCCACTTTGTAAAGCTGCAAGGGAAGGGATCGGAGGTGGGTCCGGTCCTGTTTTTAGTGGAGTCAGGCCAAGTTACCTTGTTCAGGACCGCACTGGAGCTCAGATGCCCAAATATGTGTCATTGGCCACCCAGAACATCAAAAAGCTTCACGAAGCTGTAGATATTCAGGATGCCAAGAGAAGACTTGGATTCACATGGTGA